The proteins below come from a single Bombus pyrosoma isolate SC7728 linkage group LG10, ASM1482585v1, whole genome shotgun sequence genomic window:
- the LOC122571937 gene encoding N-lysine methyltransferase SMYD2-like isoform X2 — protein MDSYEEEFAFSLHFDETESDEDRLKKYIDHLLEKPLIIKDTRSTNNAVMFISMARTAISYEDYEAAVNFYTKGLQEVVPYCELSAILYSNRAEALGCLEMYKESLIDIDRAIEISPNTELTKRLKDTKMELEKKASRPHTKPNNRNHFEDIPSLSHDENKDVPGMSDAVRLVHSKKYGVNFEATKPIGTGDVILIEKPQATSIFKSDIAVANVCYYCLERCIALLPCEQCNSALYCSKECRAKAYEEYHRIQCNSKNLPDDVQFVINLLMKITKNGEKLTEAIKYCEKLDTMSADSIKEFYTKRDNLKNNLKSVLSLSISMKKNDKRNAKYIFKSAHIALFLRNQTNYMQGYNDILSVAKLLFRLFYIYHVHVFMEDISIDRYSSGVYNLYSLLSLFHHSCCANTVHSIHKNGVIVVRATKDMKPGEQITFNFLRTSKFTDFVSECILRQVGLREEKHILCNCVACERNYDFNPELGRKLKIPRELERRLRKKRFDIDSLWELLKVINNERSRPCLEAELLKAALPNIYLGKRETLLDILYRLIGIS, from the exons ATGGATTCCTACGAAGAGGAATTTGCATTTTCGTTACATTTCGATGAAACCGAATCAGACGAAGATCGATTGAAAAAGTATATCGATCATCTGCTCGAAAAGCCTCTAATAATTAAGGATACAAGATCCACAAATAATGCTGTAATGTTTATTTCTATGG CAAGGACAGCCATATCATACGAGGATTATGAAGCGGCTGTCAACTTTTATACGAAAGGATTGCAAGAGGTCGTCCCGTACTGTGAATTGTCTGCAATATTATACTCAAATCGTGCTGAGGCCTTGGGATGCCTAGAAATGTACAAGGAGAGTTTAATAGATATCGATAGGGCGATCGAAATTTCTCCCAATACCGAATTAACCAAGCGTTTGAAAGATACAAAGATGGAGTTAGAAAAAAAAGCTTCTCGTCCGCATACGAAACCAAATAACAGAAATCACTTCGAGGATATACCATCGCTATCGCACGACGAAAACAAAGATGTTCCTGGTATGAGCGATGCTGTTCGCTTGGTTCatagtaaaaaatatggtGTAAATTTTGAAGCGACGAAACCCATCGGTACTGGAGACGTCATTCTAATCGAGAAACCACAAGCAACGTCTATCTTTAA ATCAGACATTGCCGTTGCAAATGTGTGTTACTATTGCCTAGAACGATGCATAGCATTACTTCCATGTGAACAGTGTAATAGCGCGCTATATTGTTCGAAAGAATGCCGTGCAAAAGCATATGAAGAATACCATAGAATCCAATGCAACTCTAAAAACCTTCCAGATGATGttcaatttgtaataaacTTGCTTATGAAGATTACAAAAAACGGTGAAAAACTTACAGAAGCCATTAAATATTGCGAGAAGCTCGATACTATGAGTGCAG attcgataaaggaattttatacgaaacgtgataatttgaaaaacaatttgaaatccGTCCTCAGTTTGAGTATATCGATGAAGAAGAATGACAAGAGAAATGCAAAATACATATTCAAATCAGCCCATATCGCTTTATTCCTACGAAACCAGACCAATTATATGCAGGGATATAATGATATCTTAAGTGTTGCTAAATTATTATTCCGATTATTCTACATATATCATGTACACGTCTTTATG GAGGATATATCGATTGATAGATATAGTAGTGGAGTATACAATCTGTATTCCTTGCTTAGTTTGTTTCATCACTCTTGTTGTGCGAATACAGTGCATTCGATACATAAAAATGGTGTGATAGTTGTACGCGCAACTAAGGACATGAAACCAGGTGAACAG ataacttttaattttctacgtaCAAGTAAATTCACAGATTTCGTAAGTGAATGTATACTACGACAAGTTGGCCTACGAGAagagaaacatattttatgcaattgcGTGGCTTGTGAAAGGAATTATGATTTTAATCCTGAGCTTGgtaggaaattaaaaataccgAGAGAATTAGAACGACGCCTACGTAAAAAGCGATTCGATATCGACAGCTTGTGGGAATTACTCAAAGTAATTAACAACGAGAGAAGCCGACCGTGTTTAGAAGCAGAACTCTTGAAAGCTGCTCTTCCAAATATCTATTTGGGAAAGCGGGAAACT CTACTGGACATCCTATACCGATTAATTGGAATTTCGTAA
- the LOC122571937 gene encoding N-lysine methyltransferase SMYD2-like isoform X1 — protein MDSYEEEFAFSLHFDETESDEDRLKKYIDHLLEKPLIIKDTRSTNNAVMFISMARTAISYEDYEAAVNFYTKGLQEVVPYCELSAILYSNRAEALGCLEMYKESLIDIDRAIEISPNTELTKRLKDTKMELEKKASRPHTKPNNRNHFEDIPSLSHDENKDVPGMSDAVRLVHSKKYGVNFEATKPIGTGDVILIEKPQATSIFKSDIAVANVCYYCLERCIALLPCEQCNSALYCSKECRAKAYEEYHRIQCNSKNLPDDVQFVINLLMKITKNGEKLTEAIKYCEKLDTMSADSIKEFYTKRDNLKNNLKSVLSLSISMKKNDKRNAKYIFKSAHIALFLRNQTNYMQGYNDILSVAKLLFRLFYIYHVHVFMEDISIDRYSSGVYNLYSLLSLFHHSCCANTVHSIHKNGVIVVRATKDMKPGEQITFNFLRTSKFTDFVSECILRQVGLREEKHILCNCVACERNYDFNPELGRKLKIPRELERRLRKKRFDIDSLWELLKVINNERSRPCLEAELLKAALPNIYLGKRETLLDILYRLIGIS, from the exons ATGGATTCCTACGAAGAGGAATTTGCATTTTCGTTACATTTCGATGAAACCGAATCAGACGAAGATCGATTGAAAAAGTATATCGATCATCTGCTCGAAAAGCCTCTAATAATTAAGGATACAAGATCCACAAATAATGCTGTAATGTTTATTTCTATGG CAAGGACAGCCATATCATACGAGGATTATGAAGCGGCTGTCAACTTTTATACGAAAGGATTGCAAGAGGTCGTCCCGTACTGTGAATTGTCTGCAATATTATACTCAAATCGTGCTGAGGCCTTGGGATGCCTAGAAATGTACAAGGAGAGTTTAATAGATATCGATAGGGCGATCGAAATTTCTCCCAATACCGAATTAACCAAGCGTTTGAAAGATACAAAGATGGAGTTAGAAAAAAAAGCTTCTCGTCCGCATACGAAACCAAATAACAGAAATCACTTCGAGGATATACCATCGCTATCGCACGACGAAAACAAAGATGTTCCTGGTATGAGCGATGCTGTTCGCTTGGTTCatagtaaaaaatatggtGTAAATTTTGAAGCGACGAAACCCATCGGTACTGGAGACGTCATTCTAATCGAGAAAC CACAAGCAACGTCTATCTTTAAATCAGACATTGCCGTTGCAAATGTGTGTTACTATTGCCTAGAACGATGCATAGCATTACTTCCATGTGAACAGTGTAATAGCGCGCTATATTGTTCGAAAGAATGCCGTGCAAAAGCATATGAAGAATACCATAGAATCCAATGCAACTCTAAAAACCTTCCAGATGATGttcaatttgtaataaacTTGCTTATGAAGATTACAAAAAACGGTGAAAAACTTACAGAAGCCATTAAATATTGCGAGAAGCTCGATACTATGAGTGCAG attcgataaaggaattttatacgaaacgtgataatttgaaaaacaatttgaaatccGTCCTCAGTTTGAGTATATCGATGAAGAAGAATGACAAGAGAAATGCAAAATACATATTCAAATCAGCCCATATCGCTTTATTCCTACGAAACCAGACCAATTATATGCAGGGATATAATGATATCTTAAGTGTTGCTAAATTATTATTCCGATTATTCTACATATATCATGTACACGTCTTTATG GAGGATATATCGATTGATAGATATAGTAGTGGAGTATACAATCTGTATTCCTTGCTTAGTTTGTTTCATCACTCTTGTTGTGCGAATACAGTGCATTCGATACATAAAAATGGTGTGATAGTTGTACGCGCAACTAAGGACATGAAACCAGGTGAACAG ataacttttaattttctacgtaCAAGTAAATTCACAGATTTCGTAAGTGAATGTATACTACGACAAGTTGGCCTACGAGAagagaaacatattttatgcaattgcGTGGCTTGTGAAAGGAATTATGATTTTAATCCTGAGCTTGgtaggaaattaaaaataccgAGAGAATTAGAACGACGCCTACGTAAAAAGCGATTCGATATCGACAGCTTGTGGGAATTACTCAAAGTAATTAACAACGAGAGAAGCCGACCGTGTTTAGAAGCAGAACTCTTGAAAGCTGCTCTTCCAAATATCTATTTGGGAAAGCGGGAAACT CTACTGGACATCCTATACCGATTAATTGGAATTTCGTAA
- the LOC122571941 gene encoding uncharacterized protein LOC122571941 isoform X2 encodes MKNTIESNATLKTFPDDVQFVINLLMKITKNGEKLTEAIKYCEKLDTMSADSIKEFYTKRDNLENNLKSVLNLSISMKKNDKRNAKYIFKSAHIALFLRNQTNYMQGYNDILSVAKLLFRLFYIYHIHAFVEDISIDTYSSGVYYLYFLLSLFHHSCCANTVHSIHKNGVIVVRAAKDMKPGEQITFNFLRTNDSAYFAINFVPRQVILQEQKHILCDCSTCKLRYNSELDRRLKSPEVLERRLRKKRFHMDRSWRINYEQSRSCLEAELLKAALPDIYLGKRETVTDTSQ; translated from the exons ATGAAGAATACCATAGAATCCAATGCAACTCTAAAAACNTTTCCAGATGATGTGCAATTTGTAATAAACTTGCTTATGAAGATTACAAAAAACGGTGAAAAACTTACAGAAGCCATTAAATATTGCGAGAAGCTCGATACTATGAGTGCAG attcgataaaggaattttatacgaaacgtgataatttggaaaacaatttgaaatccGTCCTCAATTTGAGTATATCGATGAAGAAGAATGACAAgagaaatgcaaaatatatattcaaatcaGCCCATATCGCTTTATTCCTACGAAACCAGACCAATTATATGCAGGGATACAACGATATCTTAAGTGTTGCTAAATTATTATTCCGATTATTctacatatatcatatacaCGCCTTTGTG GAGGATATATCGATTGATACATATAGTAGTGGAGTATACTATCTGTATTTCTTGCTTAGTTTGTTTCATCACTCTTGTTGTGCGAATACAGTGCATTCGATACATAAAAATGGTGTGATAGTTGTACGTGCAGCTAAGGACATGAAACCAGGTGAACAG ataacttttaattttctacgtaCAAATGACTCCGCATATTTCGCAATCAACTTCGTACCACGACAAGTCATCCTACAAGAACAGAAACATATCTTATGCGATTGCTCGACTtgtaaattacgttataattcTGAGCTTGATAGGAGATTAAAATCACCGGAAGTATTAGAACGTCGCCTACGTAAAAAGCGATTTCATATGGACCGCTCGTGGAGAATTAACTACGAGCAAAGCCGATCGTGTTTAGAAGCAGAACTCTTGAAAGCTGCTCTTCCAGATATCTATTTGGGAAAGCGGGAAACT GTGACAGATACATCGCAGTGA
- the LOC122571941 gene encoding uncharacterized protein LOC122571941 isoform X1, which translates to MKNTIESNATLKTFPDDVQFVINLLMKITKNGEKLTEAIKYCEKLDTMSADSIKEFYTKRDNLENNLKSVLNLSISMKKNDKRNAKYIFKSAHIALFLRNQTNYMQGYNDILSVAKLLFRLFYIYHIHAFVEDISIDTYSSGVYYLYFLLSLFHHSCCANTVHSIHKNGVIVVRAAKDMKPGEQITFNFLRTNDSAYFAINFVPRQVILQEQKHILCDCSTCKLRYNSELDRRLKSPEVLERRLRKKRFHMDRSWRINYEQSRSCLEAELLKAALPDIYLGKRETLLDDLCPLIGIS; encoded by the exons ATGAAGAATACCATAGAATCCAATGCAACTCTAAAAACNTTTCCAGATGATGTGCAATTTGTAATAAACTTGCTTATGAAGATTACAAAAAACGGTGAAAAACTTACAGAAGCCATTAAATATTGCGAGAAGCTCGATACTATGAGTGCAG attcgataaaggaattttatacgaaacgtgataatttggaaaacaatttgaaatccGTCCTCAATTTGAGTATATCGATGAAGAAGAATGACAAgagaaatgcaaaatatatattcaaatcaGCCCATATCGCTTTATTCCTACGAAACCAGACCAATTATATGCAGGGATACAACGATATCTTAAGTGTTGCTAAATTATTATTCCGATTATTctacatatatcatatacaCGCCTTTGTG GAGGATATATCGATTGATACATATAGTAGTGGAGTATACTATCTGTATTTCTTGCTTAGTTTGTTTCATCACTCTTGTTGTGCGAATACAGTGCATTCGATACATAAAAATGGTGTGATAGTTGTACGTGCAGCTAAGGACATGAAACCAGGTGAACAG ataacttttaattttctacgtaCAAATGACTCCGCATATTTCGCAATCAACTTCGTACCACGACAAGTCATCCTACAAGAACAGAAACATATCTTATGCGATTGCTCGACTtgtaaattacgttataattcTGAGCTTGATAGGAGATTAAAATCACCGGAAGTATTAGAACGTCGCCTACGTAAAAAGCGATTTCATATGGACCGCTCGTGGAGAATTAACTACGAGCAAAGCCGATCGTGTTTAGAAGCAGAACTCTTGAAAGCTGCTCTTCCAGATATCTATTTGGGAAAGCGGGAAACT CTACTGGACGACCTATGCCCATTAATTGGAATTTCGTAA